The sequence CGCTCAACATGCGTACTTCCGAGCTGGAGAAGTCCCAGGCCCAACTGGAGATGAACTATGAGAACACGCGCATTCTGGCCTCCATACTGAAACCCGACGCGGTGGTAACGGAGATCATGCGGATCATGGGCTGGCGACTGCAGTTTGAGCACTTTGCCGTCATATTTCAGAACAATGCCGGAGCCTTTTACTACCGGGCGCGCTCCGTGAACGGCCACAACAACTTCCACTTGAAAGCCATCGATGCGGCCAGGAGCGAGCTTATCCGGAAGGTGTGCGAGCTTGATGAGCCGATTCGCATCAAGAACCTTGCGGACCGCGACGACTACGTCCCCGTCAAGGAAGGCGCCCGGTCGGCCATAATCGTTCCGTTGACGGCGCACGGCAACATGCAGGGCCTGCTTATCACCGAGTCGTGCGCCGAGGATGCGTTCACGGACAAGGACGTGCAGACGCTGACAATCGTAGCCCGCTCGGCCGCTCTGGCCCTGGAGAACGCCGAACTGCACAGGCGGACGGAGGAACTGACCATCATTGACGACCTGACGGATACCTACAACTACCGGTACTTTGTTCAGAAGCTCCAGGAAGAGCGGAAACGTGCCATGCGCTATAACCTTCCCCTGTCAATCATCATGGTGGATATCGACTGGTTCAAGAAGCTGAACGACAGCCACGGGCACGAGGTGGGCAATCTGGTGTTGACAGAGCTGGCTCGGGTCATCAAACGCTGCATTCGCGACGTGGACGTGTTCGCGCGCTACGGTGGAGAGGAGTTCGTTATCATACTGCCGCAGACGGCCCAGGTCGAAGCTTCCGTCATCGGTGAGCGAATCCGCCAGCAGGTCGAAGAAACCGTGGTCGATTCCGGGCCGACCGGCAAGGTGGGCATAACGGTTTCAATCGGAGTCAGTTCATATCCGGAAAACGGTAAATCAGCTGAAGACCTGGTGTCAGTCGCCGACCAGGCCCTGTACCGTGCCAAAGGATCGGGCAAGAATCTTGTATGTATAGTGTAACGGAAATTGATTGAAGTACATAGAGGGGTTATACTGACAGGTGGTTACATGGATCAGCTATTAGAGAAAATCGGCCAGCTGTTCATCATCGGTTTTCCCGGTGAGGCGCCGCCTTCGCGCTTTCTGGATTTCGTCTGCGAGAGCCAGATTGGCGGTGTTATTTTGTTCGAGGAGAACTGCCCGACGCACCTGCAGGCCAGAGAGAACATCGAACGTGTCCAGGCATTCCTGCCGTCGGCCATGCCTTTCGTCGCCGTAGACCAGGAGGGCGGGCGGATTTGCCGTCTCCGTGGTGCTCCGGCGGAACTGAGCGCGCCGGCCGACTACGGCAAGCGCAACGACCTTGAGCGTTTCCGCGAGGATTACTCTCGCTCTGCCGTCTACATGGCTTCTCTCGGCGTAAACCTCAATCTGGCCCCGGTGGCCGATATTCTTCTCCAGCTGGACAACCAATGCCTGAAGGGTCGGTGTTTTGGGGATACGCCGGAGCAGGTCGCTCTGTTCGTCAGGGCGGCGGTCGAGATTTCGAGGTCGAAGGGTCTGTACTCCTGTTTGAAGCACTTTCCCGGCCTGGGCGCAGCGACGGTCGATCCGCACGAGGCCACGGCCACTGTTGATTACGATCGAATCCTCTGGCAACAGCGTGAGAGACTCCCGTTCGAGGCGGGCGTCAAGGCGGGGGCGGATCTTCTTATGACGACGCACGTGATTGCCCCCCGGCTGGACTGCGAGATAGTGACGGGCTCAAGCCGCGTGATTTCACAACTGGCGCGTACGGAACTCGAGTTTGACGGTCCGATCATGACCGATGATTTGACCATGAAGGGAGCAGCTTCCCTTGGTTCTTACGGCGAGCGGGCCGTCAAGGCGTTCAACGCGGGACATGATTTGCTGCTCTTCGGCCGGGACTACGAGGCGGCCATGCAGGCGTACGAGCACTTTGTGAAGGGCTGCCGGGGCGGTGACGTGTCCGCCGGACGCCTTGAGGAGGCTTTGAACCGCGTGGCCGGGTTGAAGTTCAAACTGGGGCGTTCTGTAGTTCACTGACATGTCTCTGCAAAAAACCCTGGCGAAAAAAACGCTGGTCATAATCGGCCTGAATTCAGGCACTTCCGCC comes from Acidobacteriota bacterium and encodes:
- a CDS encoding glycoside hydrolase family 3 N-terminal domain-containing protein, whose translation is MDQLLEKIGQLFIIGFPGEAPPSRFLDFVCESQIGGVILFEENCPTHLQARENIERVQAFLPSAMPFVAVDQEGGRICRLRGAPAELSAPADYGKRNDLERFREDYSRSAVYMASLGVNLNLAPVADILLQLDNQCLKGRCFGDTPEQVALFVRAAVEISRSKGLYSCLKHFPGLGAATVDPHEATATVDYDRILWQQRERLPFEAGVKAGADLLMTTHVIAPRLDCEIVTGSSRVISQLARTELEFDGPIMTDDLTMKGAASLGSYGERAVKAFNAGHDLLLFGRDYEAAMQAYEHFVKGCRGGDVSAGRLEEALNRVAGLKFKLGRSVVH
- a CDS encoding diguanylate cyclase, whose protein sequence is MDRNRTLLPRVDVIYLLTRIMTLVGVVWFALVGDHPIYDTRISLIVVVTYTLHLAVFAAAIRGRFDLKLAYLSAIIYDILSVPLFVHYTGSVFSAFYLVFFLTVSAAAYVLTFWFAMVVIIIVTLAYLAILLPDVTIGVLHTISMRIGFLWVWFLAISYASDYLRRSERRLLKLFDTLNMRTSELEKSQAQLEMNYENTRILASILKPDAVVTEIMRIMGWRLQFEHFAVIFQNNAGAFYYRARSVNGHNNFHLKAIDAARSELIRKVCELDEPIRIKNLADRDDYVPVKEGARSAIIVPLTAHGNMQGLLITESCAEDAFTDKDVQTLTIVARSAALALENAELHRRTEELTIIDDLTDTYNYRYFVQKLQEERKRAMRYNLPLSIIMVDIDWFKKLNDSHGHEVGNLVLTELARVIKRCIRDVDVFARYGGEEFVIILPQTAQVEASVIGERIRQQVEETVVDSGPTGKVGITVSIGVSSYPENGKSAEDLVSVADQALYRAKGSGKNLVCIV